A single genomic interval of Lathyrus oleraceus cultivar Zhongwan6 chromosome 7, CAAS_Psat_ZW6_1.0, whole genome shotgun sequence harbors:
- the LOC127106404 gene encoding probable WRKY transcription factor 65 — MKSKFKNPYTPQEEDTYMSQDSPPSSTTLNIDGSVTSISSPSKKSRRAINKRVVQIPIKEPQGSRLKGESNTPPSDSWAWRKYGQKPIKGSPYPRAYYRCSSCKGCPARKQVERSRVDPTMLVITYSSDHNHPWPVSRNTTRLAVKKTEPDPVEPEEKFTGNLVGDELGWLGEMDTTSSALLESSIMAEFDADVGSLMLPMGEEDELLFADLGELPECSTVFRRGLLDGRRRLTAP, encoded by the exons ATGAAAAGTAAATTCAAAAACCCATATACACCTCAAGAAGAAGACACTTACATGTCTCAAGATTCCCCTCCTTCTTCCACCACATTAAACATCGATGGCTCAGTCACTTCCATCTCTTCACCATCAAAGAAAAG CAGAAGAGCCATAAACAAAAGGGTAGTGCAAATCCCAATCAAGGAACCTCAAGGATCAAGGCTTAAAGGAGAGAGTAATACCCCACCGTCCGATTCATGGGCATGGAGAAAGTACGGTCAGAAACCCATCAAAGGTTCCCCTTATCCAAG AGCGTACTACAGGTGTAGCAGTTGCAAAGGTTGTCCAGCGAGGAAACAAGTGGAGAGAAGCCGCGTGGACCCCACAATGCTCGTCATAACCTATTCCTCAGACCACAACCACCCATGGCCGGTTTCACGAAACACAACAAGACTCGCCGTGAAGAAAACCGAACCAGACCCGGTCGAACCGGAAGAGAAATTTACCGGAAACTTGGTTGGGGACGAGTTGGGGTGGTTAGGAGAGATGGATACGACGTCGTCAGCTCTTCTAGAAAGTTCTATAATGGCAGAATTCGATGCTGACGTGGGGTCCTTAATGTTGCCGATGGGGGAAGAAGATGAGTTGCTTTTCGCTGATCTTGGGGAGTTGCCGGAGTGTTCGACGGTGTTCCGGCGTGGGTTGTTGGATGGACGGCGGCGGTTAACGGCTCCGTAA